The window CGCAGCTCACGTGTTTCAATACCTTCGTTGTCCCGGATGATTTGCAGGAGTACTACTGCTTCTCTGCTGGCTAAGCCGTTGTTGTAACGCTCTTCAATCTCCTGTAAGCTGCCGACTGCAGCAGCGAATGCAGGGAACCATTCCCGCGAGACAAGAATCGCTTTTTTCCTGATGAACTTGCCGTAGCCGGCTAATCCTTCTCCCGGGAATCTGGCTCGCCAAGCCCAAGGGTCAAGCTCCGAACCGGTATGCCAATTCTCTGCCTTGGTCAAACCGTTTACCGAGGGATGCTCTGGTATTAGCTGGGCAAGCGGCAGAATCCCCAGTCTGGCAATAACCCCCGCCATTTCTTCGAATGTAGTTACAATGCCTTGCTCTTCCACACTCTTCATCACGTTTCCTCCCTGCGTTTATTATTCATTGAATTACTCTTTACCACCGCTATTCACCGGATCGCATGCACCGGATTCCGGCTATAAACGTGTTGATCAGCCGGGTTAAGCTAACCTCCAGATCTAAAGGCATGCCGAAGCCTCCCTGATTCTTGAGGGAAGCGAATCCGTGCAGGATACTCCTCAGCCCGCGGACTGCATGCAGACCGCCTTCTTCACCAAGCTCATAACCTGCAAGCACATTGATGATTAATGACAAAATCTGTCCGCCCGCCTCCTCAAGAGAAGTGTTTCCCTCTTCCGGAGCCCGTAGCGTAGTTTCGTATAGACCCGGATGCTGCCTGGCAAACTCAACATAAGCTCTACTCATGGCATGAACCGCTGCATCACCGCTGATTCCTTCGATTGAAGCTTCCATAGCCGTTTGGAGCTGCTCCAGCCCGTGGATAGCCAACAGTGTGCGCAGTTCCTTAAGTCCATTAATGTGATTATACAACGATGGTGAGCGAACGCCCAGCTTGGCCGCAAGTCCTGCCAGCGTCACTTCTGAAATGCCTTGTTCATCAGCCAATTCCGCCGCTGCAAGTACCAATGTATGCTTATCTAGCCCTGCTCTGGGTGACATTTAATTTCCGGCCTTTCTCAGCGACTGCTGCGCTGTATTAATGGCCTGCTGCATCGCTACACCAGGTGTTTTTAACAGGTTGCCATGACCGGGTGCGAGAATCGAGGGTGATAATACCAGCAGCTTCTGAGCGCTCGTAAGAGCTAATTCCTTGTTCCAGGTAGCCATAGCCGGAAAAGGGAATAATGGCACTACTGTACCCGATACAGCCGTCCTCCGGAAGGTCTGGAATGCATCTCCGGTAATTAGAGTACCGCTGCGCTGATCCAGGAAGGACATTGATCCCGGGGTATGCCCCGGAGTGCTGACGGCCTGCAGTGACCCAACCTGATCTCCCTCATGCAAAAGTATATCCGCTTGTGTTTTCAGTTTTTTAGGTACCGACCCTTTAATCGGTGTCTGCGGCTCACCTGGCCGTAAAGAACGGTCACCTCTCAACAAGGCAGCATCCCGCTCAGAGATGTAGACTTTGGCCTCAGGGAGTCGTCTCTTAAGCTCGTCTAAGGCCCCCACATGATCGCCATGGGCATGAGTCAGAACAATTCGTGTAATCGGCTTCTGCAGCTTGGCAGCGGCCGCAATAATCCCTTTAGCGCTAAACGGCAACGCCGCATCGATTACAGTAAGTTCTTGTTCTTCTACAACAAGATAACAATTTACAGGAAAGAAATTCGGCATCCAGGTTAATTGCAATAAATCCCCTGCTTGAGTAACTCTCATAATTACCCCTCCCAAAACTAATGTCATTAGTTACAATATAAACTAACACGATTAGTTTTACAAGAGGGATTATCCTTGACCTTCATCCGTACTGCATTCTACATATAAAAAAAGCATCCCGAAGGATGCTTTTTAAAATCAATGAGAATGATTCAGTAAAGTGAATCAGCCAAAACGGCCCATAATGTATTCCTGTGTCATTTGATTCTCCGGATTACTGAATACCTTTTCTGTCTTGTCATATTCGACAAGTGAACCTAGATAAAAGTACGCAGTGTAATCTGAGATGCGCGCTGCCTGCTGCATGTTGTGCGTGACGATAACGATTCTAAGCTCTTCCTTAAGTTCCTTGATCAGCTCTTCGACTTTACCTGTAGATACAGGATCAAGTGCCGATGCCGGCTCATCCAGCAGCAGGATCTGCGGATTAACCGACAATGCGCGGGCGATGCACAGACGCTGCTGCTGTCCGCCTGACAAGGCGAGTGCTGAGTCTTTCAGACGGTCCTTAACCTCATCCCACAGGGCTGCACGGCGCAGGCTGCTCTCCACAATCTCATCCAGTGCAGCCTTACCTTTGATGCCATGGTATTTCGGGCCGAATGCGATGTTGTCATAAATGGATTTATAGAAAGGATTAGGCTTCTGCCAGACCATTCCGATCTTTTGGCGCAGCTTGATAACATCCGTACCGGGTGCATTG of the Paenibacillus pedocola genome contains:
- a CDS encoding AlkZ-related protein, coding for MKSVEEQGIVTTFEEMAGVIARLGILPLAQLIPEHPSVNGLTKAENWHTGSELDPWAWRARFPGEGLAGYGKFIRKKAILVSREWFPAFAAAVGSLQEIEERYNNGLASREAVVLLQIIRDNEGIETRELRALADMKAKEKKTAFDNAITELQGTADIVISGVKARLNAEGEVNGWNSTSFETAGHWMQVNNLSSFQGSREEAAAWLQSAMEDVWTPAAIAWIRKVMSW
- a CDS encoding TetR/AcrR family transcriptional regulator, with the protein product MSPRAGLDKHTLVLAAAELADEQGISEVTLAGLAAKLGVRSPSLYNHINGLKELRTLLAIHGLEQLQTAMEASIEGISGDAAVHAMSRAYVEFARQHPGLYETTLRAPEEGNTSLEEAGGQILSLIINVLAGYELGEEGGLHAVRGLRSILHGFASLKNQGGFGMPLDLEVSLTRLINTFIAGIRCMRSGE
- a CDS encoding MBL fold metallo-hydrolase is translated as MRVTQAGDLLQLTWMPNFFPVNCYLVVEEQELTVIDAALPFSAKGIIAAAAKLQKPITRIVLTHAHGDHVGALDELKRRLPEAKVYISERDAALLRGDRSLRPGEPQTPIKGSVPKKLKTQADILLHEGDQVGSLQAVSTPGHTPGSMSFLDQRSGTLITGDAFQTFRRTAVSGTVVPLFPFPAMATWNKELALTSAQKLLVLSPSILAPGHGNLLKTPGVAMQQAINTAQQSLRKAGN
- the pstB gene encoding phosphate ABC transporter ATP-binding protein PstB, coding for MGTAAAVRESFQTENLSIFYGTYEAVKGISLPFAQNTVTALIGPSGCGKSTFLRSLNRMNDDISGSTTKGSIWIDGIDINAPGTDVIKLRQKIGMVWQKPNPFYKSIYDNIAFGPKYHGIKGKAALDEIVESSLRRAALWDEVKDRLKDSALALSGGQQQRLCIARALSVNPQILLLDEPASALDPVSTGKVEELIKELKEELRIVIVTHNMQQAARISDYTAYFYLGSLVEYDKTEKVFSNPENQMTQEYIMGRFG